In one window of Brassica rapa cultivar Chiifu-401-42 chromosome A07, CAAS_Brap_v3.01, whole genome shotgun sequence DNA:
- the LOC103828501 gene encoding B3 domain-containing protein REM7-like isoform X3, translating to MVPIPYLKSPNQTRFPLIFGKPFPLSTLRRHNRGRSPLPPPATANSTEEETPDQQRPIPPIATQPKMVQPQEPHFFQPLLPGFQTHLTIPIVFFSKHIQGKTNGNTWTLTSDAMDQTWQVIQEERRLTRGWKEFAEAHDLRIGDIVIFKLKGSMVFHVTPFGPSCCDIQYTYPNSMEEAHDHQNNTGTGARFSYSWDYCFKAEVTDSNVREDKLNLPVGATGCNALNKECKKAKLVNIEGKAWNVSMRFNESGGFYYIKGWRKFCAENKCHIGDSFVFNVVGDGNTLPLMCVCSPSKECLKSAGDIASSSRVN from the exons ATGGTACCAATTCCCTATCTTAAATCCCCAAACCAGACCCGATTCCCTCTCATTTTCGGGAAGCCCTTCCCTCTCTCGACACTTCGGCGACACAACCGAGGGAGATCCCCGCTACCCCCACCAGCGACGGCCAATTCCACCGAAGAGGAGACTCCTGACCAGCAACGGCCAATCCCACCGATAGCGACACAACCGAAG ATGGTGCAACCGCAAGAACCTCATTTCTTCCAACCTTTGCTTCCTGGATTCCAGACTCACTTG ACAATACCCATTGTATTTTTCTCCAAGCACATCCAAGGGAAGACGAATGGGAACACATGGACACTAACATCCGACGCTATGGATCAAACATGGCAAGTGATACAAGAAGAGAGGCGACTCACCCGAGGTTGGAAGGAGTTCGCTGAGGCACATGACCTTCGAATAGGAgacattgtcatcttcaaacTCAAAGGTTCCATGGTCTTTCACGTCACTCCCTTTGGTCCGAGCTGCTGTGACATCCAGTACACATATCCCAACTCAATGGAAGAAGCCCATGACCACCAGAACAATA CAGGAACAGGGGCTAGGTTTTCTTACTCGTGGGACTACTGTTTTAAGGCTGAGGTCACGGATTCTAATGTCCGTGAAGACAAACTT AATCTCCCTGTGGGGGCTACTGGTTGTAATGCTCTGAACAAAGAATGCAAGAAGGCGAAACTAGTGAACATAGAGGGAAAGGCGTGGAATGTGTCAATGCGATTTAACGAATCAGGCGGCTTCTACTACATCAAAGGGTGGAGAAAGTTCTGTGCTGAAAACAAATGCCACATTGGAGACAGCTTTGTCTTCAATGTGGTTGGAGATGGGAACACTTTGCCATTGATGTGTGTCTGTTCTCCAAGTAAGGAGTGTCTTAAATCTGCAGGTGACATTGCTTCTTCCTCCCGGGTGAACTAG
- the LOC117126530 gene encoding uncharacterized protein LOC117126530 — protein MTNNVFVHFTYEDCMYGISVKASVEDVTLSMLHEKIYKKLGLDERKEKLKLSYIPMVIRCKKAVTIADDDDLYVYLGCVDKENQRCLLVVESSERSGARPQDKLSIAGKSSVGMNYNDLQLLEHEVGPNAITLYVGENQGNNEVSAKETGTGMETDTGMETDTAAETDTAAETDTGMENDTAAETDKGMENDTAAETDTGMENDTATENETAAENETAAETDTVHPTADKYVEEPPAIVRSSCIEEWGDGLSLNKHDEFPSKKAIQEMVDRAAYCECYRYVTKKSDRNRLVITCSQADCKWVIRASRIAGTEIFSIKSYTKMHTCSRTQQSDSNDKRRASAEVVASFLNEEFPGDVQTPTPKDIKALVKSKLGVMISYSTALRGKNLASCDTRGSPEDSYRMMYSYLFMLEKMNTGTKTSVKLDDSGKFKYLFIALGACIEGFAVMRKVIVVDATWLKNGYGGVLIFAKAQDPNRHCYPLAFAVLDGENHASWTWFFEMLRSVIPDSSELVFMSDRNPSLIFAIANVYPQAHHGHCLWHLKENVKGHASNVTKDVVGHRFMELGKMYTMADFNAAYERFKLRFPSAYTYVEEKTEKDKWARVFFPRDRYNLDTSNSVESMNKVFREARRWALIPMLDCIIRTFSDWFNQRRKDAVSQSLGTMLVPLVENYLHDLWVLARTLPVRELNSYELEYEVKDSHGKMFLTNLIAKTCTCKVWDYEKIPCLHGLAAYIYYTNEVDNGGGRSRDINIVYHELCSKYYWTELWALAYCRTIYAVPDMSVWEVPDHIRELKIIPPDPIKRKGRKRVNRLPSGGERRRRTQNKKRPRQNFGFNWLLFGNGSSPSEQNTA, from the coding sequence ATGACCAATAACGTATTCGTACATTTTACATATGAAGACTGCATGTATGGTATATCTGTGAAGGCATCAGTGGAGGATGTGACGTTGTCAATGTTACATGAAAAGATATATAAGAAGCTTGGGTTGGATGAACGTAAGGAAAAACTGAAATTGAGCTACATTCCGATGGTGATACGTTGCAAGAAAGCTGTAACTATTGCTGATGATGACGATCTTTATGTTTACCTCGGATGTGTCGATAAAGAGAACCAAAGATGTCTTTTGGTTGTGGAGAGTAGTGAAAGGTCGGGAGCGAGACCACAAGATAAACTTTCGATAGCGGGTAAAAGTTCTGTTGGTATGAACTACAACGATTTGCAGCTATTGGAACATGAAGTTGGACCTAATGCCATTACATTGTACGTTGGTGAGAACCAGGGGAATAACGAGGTGAGTGCTAAAGAGACTGGTACTGGTATGGAGACTGATACTGGTATGGAGACTGATACGGCTGCGGAGACTGATACGGCTGCGGAGACTGATACAGGTATGGAGAATGATACGGCTGCGGAGACTGATAAAGGTATGGAGAATGATACGGCTGCGGAAACTGATACTGGTATGGAGAATGATACTGCTACGGAGAATGAAACGGCTGCGGAGAATGAAACGGCTGCGGAGACTGATACCGTACATCCAACCGCCGATAAGTATGTTGAAGAGCCACCTGCAATAGTACGGAGTAGTTGTATAGAGGAATGGGGCGATGGTTTGAGTCTTAATAAACATGACGAATTTCCAAGTAAGAAGGCAATTCAGGAGATGGTGGATAGAGCTGCATATTGTGAATGTTATCGTTATGTCACTAAAAAGTCAGATCGAAATCGATTGGTGATAACATGTTCGCAAGCTGACTGCAAATGGGTAATACGAGCTTCAAGGATTGCTGGGACAGAAATTTTCTCAATAAAAAGCTACACGAAGATGCATACATGCTCGCGGACACAACAAAGTGACAGCAACGACAAGAGAAGAGCGTCAGCAGAAGTAGTGGCAAGTTTTTTGAATGAGGAATTCCCAGGAGATGTGCAAACTCCAACTCCAAAAGATATTAAGGCTCTGGTTAAGTCCAAACTTGGTGTCATGATATCCTACTCCACAGCATTGCGTGGAAAGAATTTGGCTTCTTGTGATACACGTGGTAGTCCGGAAGATAGCTACAGGATGATGTATAGCTATTTGTTCATGTTAGAGAAAATGAACACGGGAACAAAAACTAGTGTGAAATTGGATGACTCAGGTAAATTCAAGTACCTCTTCATAGCGTTGGGAGCTTGCATTGAAGGGTTTGCAGTTATGAGAAAAGTGATTGTTGTCGATGCAACATGGCTGAAGAACGGATATGGGGGTGTTCTAATTTTTGCCAAAGCTCAAGATCCTAACCGTCATTGCTATCCACTTGCGTTTGCTGTACTTGATGGAGAGAATCATGCTAGTTGGACCTGGTTTTTTGAGATGCTTAGAAGCGTTATACCAGACTCTTCTGAACTGGTTTTCATGAGTGATAGAAATCCAAGTCTGATATTTGCAATAGCAAACGTGTACCCTCAGGCTCACCATGGTCATTGTTTATGGCATTTGAAGGAAAATGTTAAAGGGCATGCTTCTAACGTCACCAAAGATGTAGTCGGGCATAGATTCATGGAGTTGGGAAAGATGTACACAATGGCTGATTTCAATGCTGCTTACGAAAGATTTAAGCTAAGGTTCCCTTCAGCTTACACGTATGTGGAGGAGAAAACTGAAAAAGACAAATGGGCAAGGGTTTTTTTCCCACGTGACAGGTACAACTTGGACACAAGCAACAGCGTGGAATCAATGAACAAAGTGTTTAGAGAGGCAAGGAGGTGGGCCTTGATACCAATGCTGGATTGTATCATTAGGACATTCTCTGATTGGTTTAATCAACGTCGGAAGGATGCTGTTTCACAATCATTGGGTACCATGCTAGTGCCTCTGGTTGAGAACTACTTGCACGATCTATGGGTTCTTGCGCGAACGCTACCTGTGCGGGAGCTTAATAGTTATGAGCTAGAGTACGAGGTCAAGGATAGTCATGGGAAGATGTTTTTGACGAACTTGATTGCCAAAACTTGTACTTGCAAGgtgtgggattatgaaaagatTCCTTGTCTGCACGGACTGGCTGCTTATATCTATTACACTAATGAGGTGGATAATGGGGGTGGTAGGAGCCGTGATATCAACATAGTATATCATGAGTTGTGCTCAAAATACTATTGGACGGAACTGTGGGCATTGGCGTATTGCAGGACAATTTATGCTGTGCCAGACATGTCTGTATGGGAAGTCCCGGATCACATCAGGGAGCTGAAGATCATACCTCCGGATCCTATCAAGCGGAAGGGAAGGAAAAGAGTTAATAGACTTCCATCTGGTGGAGAACGCCGTAGGAGGACACAGAACAAAAAGCGGCCTAGGCAAAATTTTGGTTTCAATTGGCTGTTATTTGGAAATGGTTCAAGCCCTTCAGAGCAGAACACGGCCTAA
- the LOC103828501 gene encoding B3 domain-containing protein REM7-like isoform X1 — translation MVPIPYLKSPNQTRFPLIFGKPFPLSTLRRHNRGRSPLPPPATANSTEEETPDQQRPIPPIATQPKMVQPQEPHFFQPLLPGFQTHLTIPIVFFSKHIQGKTNGNTWTLTSDAMDQTWQVIQEERRLTRGWKEFAEAHDLRIGDIVIFKLKGSMVFHVTPFGPSCCDIQYTYPNSMEEAHDHQNNTGTGARFSYSWDYCFKAEVTDSNVREDKLVSETSVLLCTYTSLCCSDTYVYVLLLQNLPVGATGCNALNKECKKAKLVNIEGKAWNVSMRFNESGGFYYIKGWRKFCAENKCHIGDSFVFNVVGDGNTLPLMCVCSPSKECLKSAGDIASSSRVN, via the exons ATGGTACCAATTCCCTATCTTAAATCCCCAAACCAGACCCGATTCCCTCTCATTTTCGGGAAGCCCTTCCCTCTCTCGACACTTCGGCGACACAACCGAGGGAGATCCCCGCTACCCCCACCAGCGACGGCCAATTCCACCGAAGAGGAGACTCCTGACCAGCAACGGCCAATCCCACCGATAGCGACACAACCGAAG ATGGTGCAACCGCAAGAACCTCATTTCTTCCAACCTTTGCTTCCTGGATTCCAGACTCACTTG ACAATACCCATTGTATTTTTCTCCAAGCACATCCAAGGGAAGACGAATGGGAACACATGGACACTAACATCCGACGCTATGGATCAAACATGGCAAGTGATACAAGAAGAGAGGCGACTCACCCGAGGTTGGAAGGAGTTCGCTGAGGCACATGACCTTCGAATAGGAgacattgtcatcttcaaacTCAAAGGTTCCATGGTCTTTCACGTCACTCCCTTTGGTCCGAGCTGCTGTGACATCCAGTACACATATCCCAACTCAATGGAAGAAGCCCATGACCACCAGAACAATA CAGGAACAGGGGCTAGGTTTTCTTACTCGTGGGACTACTGTTTTAAGGCTGAGGTCACGGATTCTAATGTCCGTGAAGACAAACTTGTGAGTGAAACGAGTGTTCTTTTGTGTACTTACACATCTTTATGTTGTTCTGACACATATGTTTATGTTCTTTTGTTGCAGAATCTCCCTGTGGGGGCTACTGGTTGTAATGCTCTGAACAAAGAATGCAAGAAGGCGAAACTAGTGAACATAGAGGGAAAGGCGTGGAATGTGTCAATGCGATTTAACGAATCAGGCGGCTTCTACTACATCAAAGGGTGGAGAAAGTTCTGTGCTGAAAACAAATGCCACATTGGAGACAGCTTTGTCTTCAATGTGGTTGGAGATGGGAACACTTTGCCATTGATGTGTGTCTGTTCTCCAAGTAAGGAGTGTCTTAAATCTGCAGGTGACATTGCTTCTTCCTCCCGGGTGAACTAG
- the LOC103828501 gene encoding B3 domain-containing protein REM7-like isoform X4, with product MVPIPYLKSPNQTRFPLIFGKPFPLSTLRRHNRGRSPLPPPATANSTEEETPDQQRPIPPIATQPKMVQPQEPHFFQPLLPGFQTHLTIPIVFFSKHIQGKTNGNTWTLTSDAMDQTWQVIQEERRLTRGWKEFAEAHDLRIGDIVIFKLKGSMVFHVTPFGPSCCDIQYTYPNSMEEAHDHQNNRTGARFSYSWDYCFKAEVTDSNVREDKLNLPVGATGCNALNKECKKAKLVNIEGKAWNVSMRFNESGGFYYIKGWRKFCAENKCHIGDSFVFNVVGDGNTLPLMCVCSPSKECLKSAGDIASSSRVN from the exons ATGGTACCAATTCCCTATCTTAAATCCCCAAACCAGACCCGATTCCCTCTCATTTTCGGGAAGCCCTTCCCTCTCTCGACACTTCGGCGACACAACCGAGGGAGATCCCCGCTACCCCCACCAGCGACGGCCAATTCCACCGAAGAGGAGACTCCTGACCAGCAACGGCCAATCCCACCGATAGCGACACAACCGAAG ATGGTGCAACCGCAAGAACCTCATTTCTTCCAACCTTTGCTTCCTGGATTCCAGACTCACTTG ACAATACCCATTGTATTTTTCTCCAAGCACATCCAAGGGAAGACGAATGGGAACACATGGACACTAACATCCGACGCTATGGATCAAACATGGCAAGTGATACAAGAAGAGAGGCGACTCACCCGAGGTTGGAAGGAGTTCGCTGAGGCACATGACCTTCGAATAGGAgacattgtcatcttcaaacTCAAAGGTTCCATGGTCTTTCACGTCACTCCCTTTGGTCCGAGCTGCTGTGACATCCAGTACACATATCCCAACTCAATGGAAGAAGCCCATGACCACCAGAACAATA GAACAGGGGCTAGGTTTTCTTACTCGTGGGACTACTGTTTTAAGGCTGAGGTCACGGATTCTAATGTCCGTGAAGACAAACTT AATCTCCCTGTGGGGGCTACTGGTTGTAATGCTCTGAACAAAGAATGCAAGAAGGCGAAACTAGTGAACATAGAGGGAAAGGCGTGGAATGTGTCAATGCGATTTAACGAATCAGGCGGCTTCTACTACATCAAAGGGTGGAGAAAGTTCTGTGCTGAAAACAAATGCCACATTGGAGACAGCTTTGTCTTCAATGTGGTTGGAGATGGGAACACTTTGCCATTGATGTGTGTCTGTTCTCCAAGTAAGGAGTGTCTTAAATCTGCAGGTGACATTGCTTCTTCCTCCCGGGTGAACTAG
- the LOC103828500 gene encoding uncharacterized protein LOC103828500, whose protein sequence is MEPPPSSRAEEPPSWDELYKINLMPSELFLKFRKELQGLRVGVNLELYNEPTNDYHAKLVLKPLSPERKWKFIYEPLHQEVRVLSKKIPLTRFLNLQVGVGHNFQMNAMGWKWKLTSCLGGDGVSRIRNKTTLGLTPGVDLRFGWRADFVLPEVTGALGTEEPLFNMSSGRLEASLDRVEAILTHSEYL, encoded by the exons ATGGAGCCACCACCGAGTTCGCGAGCGGAGGAACCTCCGTCATGGGACGAGCTTTACAAAATCAATCTAATGCCATCGGAGCTGTTTCTCAAGTTCCGAAAAGAGCTCCAAGGCCTTCGCGTCGGCGTCAATCTCGAg TTGTATAACGAACCCACGAATGATTACCACGCAAAGCTTGTTCTGAAGCCATTATCACCAGAACGGAAGTGGAAGTTTATTTATGAGCCTTTACACCAAGAAGTTCGTGTTCTTTCAAAGAAGATTCCTCTCACCAGATTTCTCAATCTCCAG GTTGGTGTTGGGCATAACTTTCAAATGAACGCAATGGGTTGGAAATGGAAGCTTACCTCTTGTTTGGGTGGAGATGGTGTGTCTCGGATCCGAAACAAAACCACTCTTGGTTTGACTCCTGGTGTCGATCTGCGGTTTGGTTGGAGAGCTGATTTTGTACTCCCTGAAGTTACTGG AGCTCTTGGTACTGAAGAACCGTTATTCAACATGAGCTCGGGGCGTTTAGAGGCATCACTGGATAGAGTAGAAGCCATTTTAACACATTCCGAATATCTATAA
- the LOC103828501 gene encoding B3 domain-containing protein REM7-like isoform X2, with amino-acid sequence MVPIPYLKSPNQTRFPLIFGKPFPLSTLRRHNRGRSPLPPPATANSTEEETPDQQRPIPPIATQPKMVQPQEPHFFQPLLPGFQTHLTIPIVFFSKHIQGKTNGNTWTLTSDAMDQTWQVIQEERRLTRGWKEFAEAHDLRIGDIVIFKLKGSMVFHVTPFGPSCCDIQYTYPNSMEEAHDHQNNRTGARFSYSWDYCFKAEVTDSNVREDKLVSETSVLLCTYTSLCCSDTYVYVLLLQNLPVGATGCNALNKECKKAKLVNIEGKAWNVSMRFNESGGFYYIKGWRKFCAENKCHIGDSFVFNVVGDGNTLPLMCVCSPSKECLKSAGDIASSSRVN; translated from the exons ATGGTACCAATTCCCTATCTTAAATCCCCAAACCAGACCCGATTCCCTCTCATTTTCGGGAAGCCCTTCCCTCTCTCGACACTTCGGCGACACAACCGAGGGAGATCCCCGCTACCCCCACCAGCGACGGCCAATTCCACCGAAGAGGAGACTCCTGACCAGCAACGGCCAATCCCACCGATAGCGACACAACCGAAG ATGGTGCAACCGCAAGAACCTCATTTCTTCCAACCTTTGCTTCCTGGATTCCAGACTCACTTG ACAATACCCATTGTATTTTTCTCCAAGCACATCCAAGGGAAGACGAATGGGAACACATGGACACTAACATCCGACGCTATGGATCAAACATGGCAAGTGATACAAGAAGAGAGGCGACTCACCCGAGGTTGGAAGGAGTTCGCTGAGGCACATGACCTTCGAATAGGAgacattgtcatcttcaaacTCAAAGGTTCCATGGTCTTTCACGTCACTCCCTTTGGTCCGAGCTGCTGTGACATCCAGTACACATATCCCAACTCAATGGAAGAAGCCCATGACCACCAGAACAATA GAACAGGGGCTAGGTTTTCTTACTCGTGGGACTACTGTTTTAAGGCTGAGGTCACGGATTCTAATGTCCGTGAAGACAAACTTGTGAGTGAAACGAGTGTTCTTTTGTGTACTTACACATCTTTATGTTGTTCTGACACATATGTTTATGTTCTTTTGTTGCAGAATCTCCCTGTGGGGGCTACTGGTTGTAATGCTCTGAACAAAGAATGCAAGAAGGCGAAACTAGTGAACATAGAGGGAAAGGCGTGGAATGTGTCAATGCGATTTAACGAATCAGGCGGCTTCTACTACATCAAAGGGTGGAGAAAGTTCTGTGCTGAAAACAAATGCCACATTGGAGACAGCTTTGTCTTCAATGTGGTTGGAGATGGGAACACTTTGCCATTGATGTGTGTCTGTTCTCCAAGTAAGGAGTGTCTTAAATCTGCAGGTGACATTGCTTCTTCCTCCCGGGTGAACTAG
- the LOC103828503 gene encoding protein FIP1, which yields MSTERRPMTNEENAMFLDILQEAPLFGHRKSRSLVGSYLYLILLAGYAVLAAGAPWIFHHLHHLTPSLLCCCDVALLILTGIFQQYFVFQVQKIRLQGYYSFSQKLKHVVRLPFAIASYGTAAMLLVIVWDPQISILSTSSLQRIIMIAESVCAGFFMSLYIGYVHQYNSVNSRPDVLKSLYSPLQPSSSMDGLRYYEGRLSDQQTALLQYQRENLHFLSEEILSLQEKLSKYEQSDDGSTPQVDLAHLLASRDQELRTLSAEMNQLQSELRLARSLIAERDAEVQRVNNTNSQYIEENERLRAILSEWSMRAANLERALEVERMSNSELQKEVAGGRRKQQMVETSEQPPL from the exons ATGTCAACGGAGAGACGTCCAATGACCAACGAAGAGAACGCTAT GTTCCTTGACATATTACAAGAAGCACCTTTATTCGGTCACAGGAAATCGAGAAGCCTAGTTGGAAGTTACCTCTATCTGATTCTATTGGCAGGCTATGCCGTTTTAGCTGCAGGAGCTCCTTGGATATTTCATCATCTCCACCATTTGACACCTTCTTTGCTCTGCTGCTGCGATGTTGCGCTTTTGATTCTCACAG GTATCTTCCAACAGTACTTTGTTTTTCAAGTCCAGAAAATACGTCTTCAG GGTTATTACAGTTTCAGTCAGAAGTTGAAGCATGTTGTTCGTCTTCCATTTGCAATTGCTTCATATG GGACCGCTGCGATGCTTCTTGTGATAGTATGGGATCCCCAAATCAGCATTCTTTCTACTTCTTCTTTGCAACG GATCATCATGATTGCTGAATCAGTGTGTGCTGGCTTCTTCATGAGTTTATATATAG GTTATGTGCATCAATACAATTCCGTTAATTCAAGGCCAGACGTCTTGAAGTCGTTATACTCTCCTCTTCAACCGTCAAGTTCTATGGACGGCTTGAGGTATTATGAAGGCCGACTTTCTGATCAACAAACGGCTTTGTTACAATATCAGCGCGAAAACCTCCATTTTCTTAGCGAGGAG ATTCTGTCTTTGCAAGAGAAACTAAGCAAATATGAACAATCTGATGATGGAAGCACCCCTCAG GTTGATCTGGCACATCTTTTAGCTTCTCGAGATCAGGAGTTGAGGACACTTTCAGCTGAG ATGAATCAACTTCAGTCTGAGCTACGGCTTGCTCGTTCTTTGATAGCAGAGAGGGATGCAGAGGTGCAGCGTGTCAACAATACCAACAGTCAG TATATTGAAGAAAACGAAAGGCTGAGGGCAATTCTGAGTGAATGGAGCATGCGGGCAGCAAAT CTTGAGAGAGCTTTGGAAGTGGAGCGTATGTCGAACTCGGAACTACAGAAGGAAGTGGCAGGTGGGCGTAGAAAGCAGCAGATGGTTGAGACATCTGAGCAACCTCCATTGTAA
- the LOC103828504 gene encoding pentatricopeptide repeat-containing protein At2g06000, with protein MIRSSFATTVGLFHTHTHQARPLKTNTREVTHCPEAWLVKILSTLFVYRVPDSDLCFCYLSKNINPFIAFEVVKKLDNPHIGFRFWEFSRFKLNIRHSFWTYNFLTRSLCKAGLHDLAGKVFECMKSDGVSPNSRLLGFLVSSFAEKGNLRFATALLLQSYEVQGVSTVVNSLLHTLVRLGRVEDAINLFEKHLKFQSCNDTWTFNILIRGLCCVGKAEKALELFAEMTSFACSPDIVTYNTLIKGFCKSNELDKAYDMFSEVKSRVGCSLDVVTYTSMMSGYCKAGKVKEASLLLDEMVDLGIFPNNITFNVLVDGYAKVGEMACAEVIRGKMESFGCFADVVTYTSLIHGYCRVGQVNKGFTLWEEMNAKGMFPNAFTYSILINALCKENRLLRARDLLRQLACEGVVSKPFLYNPVIDGFCKAGKVNEANVIVAEMEKTKCKPDKITFTILIIGHCMKGRMGEAVSIFHKMVAIGCSPDKITVSSLLSCLLKAGMAKEAYQLNQIAVKCQSNDVAPQETKAVNVTVAAC; from the coding sequence ATGATCCGATCGTCCTTTGCCACCACCGTTGGCCTCTTCCACACACACACTCATCAAGCTCGTCCTCTAAAGACCAATACCCGAGAAGTGACCCATTGCCCCGAAGCTTGGTTAGTCAAAATCCTCTCTACTCTCTTCGTCTACAGGGTCCCCGATTCCGATCTCTGTTTCTGCTACCTCAGCAAGAACATTAATCCCTTCATCGCATTCGAGGTCGTGAAGAAACTTGACAATCCTCacatcgggtttcggttttggGAGTTTAGTAGATTCAAGCTCAACATTCGCCACTCTTTCTGGACTTATAACTTTCTCACCAGATCGCTTTGCAAGGCAGGGCTGCACGATTTGGCTGGGAAGGTGTTTGAGTGCATGAAGAGCGATGGTGTTTCCCCCAACAGTCGGTTATTAGGGTTTTTGGTGTCTTCTTTCGCTGAAAAGGGTAACCTTCGTTTCGCCACTGCTTTGCTTCTTCAGTCTTACGAGGTTCAAGGAGTTTCTACGGTGGTTAACAGTTTGTTGCACACGTTGGTGAGGCTGGGCCGTGTGGAGGATGCCATCAATCTATTCGAAAAGCATCTCAAGTTTCAGTCTTGTAATGATACCTGGACGTTTAACATTCTGATTCGAGGTTTGTGCTGTGTAGGGAAAGCTGAGAAAGCATTAGAGCTTTTTGCTGAGATGACTAGTTTTGCTTGTTCCCCTGATATCGTTACCTACAATACTCTCATTAAGGGGTTTTGCAAGAGTAATGAGCTGGACAAAGCCTACGATATGTTCAGCGAGGTTAAGTCGAGAGTGGGTTGTTCTCTGGATGTTGTTACTTATACTTCGATGATGTCAGGGTACTGCAAAGCTGGCAAGGTGAAGGAAGCGTCTCTTCTGTTAGATGAAATGGTTGATTTGGGGATTTTTCCTAATAACATAACTTTTAATGTTCTGGTCGATGGTTATGCCAAAGTGGGTGAGATGGCTTGTGCGGAAGTTATTCGCGGGAAGATGGAATCTTTTGGCTGTTTCGCAGATGTTGTGACCTACACTTCTTTGATTCATGGGTACTGCAGAGTAGGACAAGTCAACAAAGGCTTTACTCTTTGGGAAGAAATGAATGCCAAAGGAATGTTTCCTAACGCATTTACCTACTCCATTCTTATCAACGCGCTCTGTAAAGAGAATAGGCTGCTCAGGGCTCGTGATCTTTTGAGGCAGTTAGCTTGTGAAGGCGTTGTCTCTAAACCGTTTCTGTACAACCCTGTCATTGATGGGTTTTGTAAAGCTGGAAAGGTCAACGAGGCAAATGTTATTGTGGCAGAGATGGAGAAGACGAAATGCAAACCAGATAAGATCACTTTTACCATTCTTATAATTGGGCATTGCATGAAAGGAAGGATGGGTGAAGCAGTCAGCATTTTCCACAAAATGGTGGCGATTGGTTGCTCACCTGATAAGATCACAGTGAGCTCTTTGTTGTCGTGTCTTCTTAAGGCTGGGATGGCAAAGGAGGCCTATCAACTAAACCAGATTGCAGTGAAATGCCAAAGTAATGATGTAGCACCTCAAGAGACGAAAGCTGTGAACGTAACTGTGGCTGCCTGCTAA